From Pseudanabaena sp. PCC 6802, one genomic window encodes:
- a CDS encoding ArnT family glycosyltransferase encodes MITATEAPNKLSRWLAIGTILVLGFLVGMLGFYTWHKLPSPIERVSWSPEVQWIEPQESSFRMYARSTFYLNGDARVAWLKLSADNDFILYVNGETVDLELSVLGFPLSLGTKSSQLWQNLNDSVSYVDLGVGNHMLANAKDWQLTTYVDLTNYLRPGKNVIALELQKGRPSPRLALEGAVYSVANVSPIALSTGIATWRVSPVSENRGNLQWYESDFPDQNWAEAKLLGTVTEATYSRTSSHVYDRELQGNWIVGNESPQGEIWFRGNWQVPKDRQRAFIRFAGDGEYALTIDGLLVRRYSKDDGNLLRMFEVTNFLRSGNNTISVQAIRPIDSIRSPTRNGSLGFFLDGWVETASNRVTAEVATDSSWSSTDKAIAGWDRGLGSGQPVVELRPPDSNEFRRYFEGNAYLVNFPNYIGQQGIWQIASMACAAVGAWGLGRFWLSQRQGVWDSFNAGSALLLPGTLFLIGIGLLKHRYAEAERGILFMRSQSISLTWLGFIGIVVLTLLWSQFKLIARTKSQDGSSIATPLQALRIRWGLWFLFGLAAFVALRLLAGMGLLATIGSISLPVLGAIAIVSIRAKRSQWHPKDWWSLLRSQWPVWGQWVVLAVIIAVGFVLRARDLNFVPYDADENTSLDAVRGILRTGAPEPASKIWYTRGPFFHYMSAIWLALVGESFTKARFLIVLWGVAFLAVAFIFTRHITGKVWFALLIVAVFAIDPLELWNSRNFRFYQTVQCLNLLAFYFFCKGFIDKAGKKYQYGFFIAFTSALLNQEVSITLIPGFLLGFIFFYRPFDWKSDRHIAIGAFMTMSIYIYNGIFFLIRCLTPYVALTNTTETQMKFHMRDFTGFTGSFFFGSARLYTLYSLFFFLGFIYFIRQKNQKLVFLFCCVFLNLVLLTVMVLAHASRYSYSIYPLFIILSIYSAICLMASLGKNLEAMLAGIVPLQAIALSFLTLLLIFNIEPARVLDSYHDAMSRHNPKVFEYIRDRRQPGDVVFANLPAAAAINLGGLDYYLPPTGMLGFDGVYLSDGRLIDRWAGGEAVTTIDQMSRILAKANRVWIQVDDRKAPDEPELAKLYHYYRTIGKSAMETFGVRLRLWQKEDGLLPREPNQGQDLGAF; translated from the coding sequence ATGATAACTGCAACGGAGGCACCAAACAAACTCAGCCGCTGGCTAGCGATCGGTACGATTCTAGTTCTGGGATTTTTAGTGGGGATGCTGGGATTCTATACTTGGCATAAACTCCCATCTCCAATCGAACGTGTATCCTGGTCGCCCGAAGTGCAGTGGATTGAGCCGCAGGAATCGAGCTTTCGCATGTACGCTCGCAGTACCTTCTACTTGAATGGAGATGCTCGGGTTGCCTGGCTCAAGCTTTCAGCCGATAATGACTTTATCCTCTACGTCAATGGGGAAACTGTCGATCTAGAGTTGAGCGTTCTTGGTTTCCCTCTGAGCTTGGGTACGAAATCCTCTCAGCTTTGGCAAAATCTAAATGATAGCGTGAGCTATGTCGATCTGGGTGTAGGGAATCACATGCTTGCCAATGCAAAAGACTGGCAGTTAACTACCTACGTCGATCTCACTAATTATCTGCGACCTGGCAAAAACGTCATCGCTTTAGAGTTGCAAAAAGGACGGCCTAGCCCCCGTCTGGCGCTGGAAGGAGCGGTATATTCTGTCGCTAATGTATCGCCGATCGCTCTTTCCACTGGTATAGCAACCTGGCGAGTGTCGCCCGTGTCAGAAAATCGCGGCAATCTTCAGTGGTATGAAAGTGACTTCCCAGATCAAAATTGGGCGGAAGCTAAGTTACTTGGGACTGTAACAGAAGCAACCTACAGTCGCACGAGTTCCCATGTCTACGATCGCGAGTTGCAGGGAAACTGGATTGTCGGTAACGAAAGTCCGCAGGGAGAGATATGGTTTAGAGGCAATTGGCAAGTACCCAAAGATCGACAACGAGCATTTATCCGGTTTGCAGGAGATGGCGAGTATGCCTTGACAATCGATGGTTTGCTAGTTAGGCGATACAGTAAAGACGATGGCAATCTCCTACGCATGTTTGAGGTTACCAACTTTTTGCGTAGCGGTAATAATACCATTTCGGTGCAGGCTATCCGTCCCATTGATTCCATTCGCTCCCCTACGCGCAATGGGAGTTTGGGCTTCTTCCTCGATGGTTGGGTAGAAACAGCGTCGAATCGCGTTACGGCTGAGGTTGCAACCGATAGCTCTTGGAGTAGCACGGACAAGGCGATCGCTGGCTGGGACAGAGGCTTGGGGTCAGGTCAACCTGTAGTGGAACTGCGACCTCCAGACTCCAATGAGTTCAGGCGATATTTTGAGGGTAATGCCTACCTGGTTAATTTCCCGAATTATATCGGGCAGCAAGGTATTTGGCAGATAGCTAGTATGGCTTGTGCGGCAGTTGGGGCATGGGGGTTGGGTCGTTTCTGGCTGTCTCAGCGTCAGGGTGTGTGGGATAGTTTCAATGCTGGGAGCGCCCTGTTGTTACCTGGTACGTTATTTCTCATCGGAATTGGTTTGCTGAAGCATCGCTATGCTGAAGCCGAACGCGGTATTCTATTCATGCGATCGCAGAGTATCTCATTGACATGGTTGGGATTTATCGGAATTGTAGTTTTAACTCTACTATGGAGTCAGTTCAAACTAATCGCTCGGACGAAATCCCAGGATGGTTCATCTATAGCAACGCCGTTGCAGGCTTTGCGGATACGTTGGGGATTGTGGTTCCTGTTTGGTCTAGCTGCATTTGTAGCTCTCCGACTGCTAGCAGGAATGGGTTTGCTGGCAACCATCGGCTCCATATCCTTGCCCGTATTAGGCGCGATCGCTATTGTTAGCATCCGCGCCAAACGCTCGCAATGGCATCCCAAAGATTGGTGGTCATTGCTGCGATCGCAATGGCCAGTTTGGGGACAGTGGGTTGTGTTGGCTGTAATTATCGCAGTTGGATTTGTCCTGCGCGCCCGAGATCTGAATTTTGTCCCCTACGATGCGGATGAGAATACTTCACTCGATGCAGTCAGAGGTATTTTGCGTACTGGCGCACCGGAGCCAGCTTCTAAAATTTGGTATACGCGCGGACCATTCTTTCACTACATGTCTGCCATTTGGCTCGCTTTGGTGGGAGAATCTTTCACTAAAGCCCGCTTCCTGATCGTGTTGTGGGGAGTTGCTTTCCTAGCTGTAGCATTTATCTTTACTAGGCATATTACGGGCAAAGTTTGGTTTGCTTTGCTAATCGTGGCAGTATTCGCGATCGATCCTTTGGAGTTATGGAACTCCAGAAACTTCCGCTTTTATCAGACCGTGCAATGCTTAAACCTGCTGGCATTTTATTTTTTCTGTAAGGGATTCATCGACAAAGCGGGCAAGAAATATCAATACGGATTTTTCATTGCCTTTACATCGGCACTGTTAAACCAGGAGGTTTCGATCACCTTAATACCGGGGTTCTTGCTGGGGTTTATCTTTTTCTATCGACCTTTCGATTGGAAGAGCGATCGCCACATAGCGATCGGGGCATTCATGACCATGAGTATATACATCTACAATGGAATCTTTTTCCTCATTCGATGCCTAACTCCCTATGTAGCCTTAACGAATACGACTGAAACTCAGATGAAATTCCATATGCGCGACTTCACTGGGTTTACCGGATCTTTCTTCTTTGGCTCGGCTCGCTTGTATACGCTTTACAGTTTGTTCTTTTTCCTTGGGTTTATTTATTTTATCAGGCAGAAGAATCAAAAGTTAGTCTTTCTATTTTGCTGTGTATTCCTGAATTTAGTGCTTCTGACCGTGATGGTGCTGGCTCATGCTAGTAGATATTCCTATTCTATCTATCCCCTATTCATTATCCTATCGATCTATAGCGCCATTTGCTTAATGGCAAGTCTGGGTAAAAATTTAGAAGCCATGCTTGCTGGAATTGTGCCATTGCAGGCGATCGCCTTGAGTTTTCTTACTCTCTTACTAATCTTTAATATCGAGCCAGCTAGAGTACTGGACAGCTACCATGATGCCATGTCCAGGCATAATCCCAAAGTATTTGAGTATATCCGCGATCGCCGTCAACCTGGAGACGTGGTGTTTGCGAATCTTCCCGCCGCTGCCGCTATCAATCTGGGCGGACTGGACTACTACTTGCCACCGACTGGGATGTTAGGGTTTGATGGCGTTTATCTGAGTGACGGTCGATTGATCGATCGCTGGGCTGGCGGTGAGGCGGTTACGACGATCGACCAAATGAGCCGCATTCTCGCCAAAGCGAATCGAGTCTGGATTCAAGTGGACGACCGCAAAGCTCCCGACGAGCCAGAGTTAGCGAAACTCTACCATTACTATCGCACGATTGGCAAATCTGCTATGGAAACGTTTGGCGTGCGCCTGCGCCTATGGCAGAAAGAAGATGGCTTGTTGCCACGCGAACCCAACCAGGGTCAAGATTTAGGAGCATTTTAA
- a CDS encoding lysylphosphatidylglycerol synthase transmembrane domain-containing protein — protein sequence MKRKSVVALKVAVSLGILAFVFSRVDLAQIWTQVNYLSLPFVAFALLYYTGCQWLSCWRWQTVLRATGHFVSISRLLASYFAGMFVSIFLPGSFGGDVYRSYTVSQKIGDIEVAIASVFLERFTGLAAIFALALLGLPLAFKIIGRWDIILLFVVCASVISGGTLLIASPRLLIWAEPWLQKLRMGGIVARIAKIQIILRKFVQHRRAMAIAIAISLLIQLAVPFYQYLLAQQLKISISYLELLIFTPISIVVTLLPISFGGLGVQEGLWVYLFGRVGVSAEQAITLSLTFTLLGWILSLPGSIVLFLDAAGVQKLKQDASK from the coding sequence ATGAAACGGAAATCAGTCGTAGCGCTAAAAGTGGCAGTTAGTCTGGGCATTCTCGCCTTTGTCTTCAGCCGCGTAGATTTGGCCCAGATATGGACGCAAGTTAATTATCTCTCTTTACCTTTTGTTGCCTTTGCTCTGCTCTACTACACGGGCTGTCAGTGGTTGAGTTGTTGGCGCTGGCAAACTGTTTTGCGAGCCACGGGACATTTCGTGTCGATTAGTAGGTTGCTAGCGAGCTATTTCGCAGGTATGTTCGTCAGTATCTTTCTGCCAGGTTCCTTTGGTGGAGATGTCTATCGCTCCTACACGGTTTCGCAAAAGATCGGGGATATTGAGGTGGCGATCGCGTCGGTATTTTTGGAAAGATTTACCGGACTAGCCGCAATATTTGCGCTGGCGCTGTTGGGACTGCCCTTAGCCTTCAAGATTATTGGCCGCTGGGATATTATTCTACTTTTTGTCGTATGCGCCTCCGTAATTTCCGGTGGAACGCTCCTAATTGCCAGCCCCAGGCTGCTAATTTGGGCAGAACCCTGGCTGCAAAAACTACGTATGGGTGGAATAGTTGCTCGAATTGCCAAGATTCAAATTATTCTCAGAAAGTTCGTCCAGCATCGGCGCGCAATGGCGATCGCCATTGCGATTTCACTATTAATCCAGCTTGCAGTTCCCTTTTATCAATATCTTTTAGCCCAACAATTAAAGATTTCCATCTCTTATCTGGAACTTTTAATCTTTACGCCCATCTCTATAGTAGTTACCCTTTTACCTATATCCTTCGGCGGACTGGGCGTTCAGGAAGGATTATGGGTTTACCTATTCGGTCGCGTTGGTGTTAGTGCCGAGCAAGCTATTACCCTATCTCTCACATTTACGCTTTTAGGCTGGATCTTGAGTTTACCTGGTTCAATCGTCCTCTTCCTCGACGCTGCTGGAGTGCAAAAACTGAAGCAGGACGCGAGCAAATAG
- a CDS encoding glycosyltransferase family 2 protein, giving the protein MDSKLVSVIVPTYNSANYIEACLKSIVEQSYEHIELVVVDNNSKDNTKEIARKYTPHVYNRGPERSAQRNFGVRQSKGDYLLIIDSDMELTKDVVKACVQSISIDDRVKALIIPEESFGEGFWTQCKKLERSFYSGIDWQEAARFFTREIYEELGGYDENQTGSEDYDLPNRLEYRYGKGSIARIKEKIYHNEQKLSLRRVCWKKFYYANTLRSYVDRTANKARLSKQTSVLLRYWVFFSKPIKLFRNPIIGMGMLFMKTCEFASGAAGFLLGSLAPANQNNSNAI; this is encoded by the coding sequence ATGGATAGTAAATTAGTTTCTGTAATTGTGCCGACCTATAATTCTGCCAATTACATAGAAGCATGCCTGAAGTCGATCGTAGAGCAAAGCTACGAGCACATCGAACTAGTAGTTGTAGATAACAACTCTAAGGACAATACAAAGGAAATCGCCAGGAAATATACACCGCACGTATACAATCGAGGCCCCGAAAGGAGCGCTCAGAGAAACTTTGGCGTACGTCAGTCGAAAGGCGATTATCTGCTAATTATTGATAGCGATATGGAACTTACCAAAGATGTAGTAAAAGCTTGCGTGCAGTCTATCTCTATTGACGATCGCGTCAAAGCCCTGATTATCCCCGAAGAATCATTTGGCGAAGGATTCTGGACGCAATGCAAAAAACTGGAGCGATCGTTCTACAGCGGTATTGACTGGCAGGAAGCAGCTAGATTTTTTACCCGCGAGATTTATGAAGAACTGGGTGGCTACGATGAGAATCAAACTGGCAGCGAAGACTACGATCTGCCCAATCGCCTTGAATATCGCTATGGGAAAGGTAGCATTGCCAGAATCAAAGAGAAGATCTACCATAACGAGCAGAAACTGAGTTTGCGCAGGGTTTGTTGGAAGAAATTTTACTATGCCAACACCCTACGGTCGTACGTCGATCGGACTGCTAATAAAGCGAGGCTTTCTAAGCAAACTTCAGTACTCTTGAGATACTGGGTATTTTTCTCTAAGCCAATCAAACTATTTCGCAATCCTATTATTGGCATGGGCATGTTGTTTATGAAAACCTGCGAATTCGCCTCAGGTGCAGCCGGTTTTCTGTTAGGCAGTCTTGCTCCCGCCAATCAAAACAATAGTAATGCCATATAG
- a CDS encoding proteasome-type protease, giving the protein MTYCLGIITRHGLVMAADSRTNAGVDYVSTYQKLFDFNHANERTILVCTSGNLSVTQGVLTLLRKDIKTQADNSLYTLPTMYEVAQYVGHKLRHIQSQNQEWLEKDGIDYKCNFLLGGQIKGEEPELYLIYSQGNFIQATPETPFLQIGETKYGKPILDRALNFETSLEAAAKCAFLSIDSTMKSNISVGPPINIVAYETDAFIIERRLTLRLGDPYLFKTRRQWETSLKDAFVRMPNIDWQHDYEVSAEELYTDQV; this is encoded by the coding sequence ATGACCTATTGCCTTGGAATTATTACTAGACACGGCCTGGTAATGGCTGCCGACTCCCGTACCAATGCGGGGGTGGATTACGTTTCTACCTACCAAAAATTATTTGACTTCAACCATGCCAACGAACGCACTATTCTGGTCTGTACCTCCGGTAACCTGTCCGTAACTCAGGGCGTTCTAACTTTACTGCGTAAAGATATCAAAACACAGGCGGATAACAGTTTATACACGCTACCCACCATGTACGAAGTGGCACAGTATGTGGGGCATAAGTTACGGCACATTCAGTCGCAAAACCAGGAATGGTTAGAAAAAGATGGGATCGACTATAAATGCAATTTTCTCTTGGGCGGGCAAATTAAAGGAGAAGAGCCAGAACTTTACCTGATTTACAGTCAGGGCAATTTCATCCAGGCAACTCCTGAGACTCCTTTCCTCCAAATTGGGGAGACGAAATACGGCAAACCGATCTTAGATAGAGCGCTTAATTTTGAAACCTCGCTGGAGGCCGCAGCTAAGTGTGCTTTCCTCTCAATCGATTCCACTATGAAATCAAATATTTCTGTGGGGCCACCCATCAATATCGTTGCCTACGAAACTGATGCATTCATAATTGAACGACGGCTAACCCTACGCTTGGGCGATCCCTATCTCTTCAAAACTAGAAGGCAATGGGAGACTTCTCTAAAGGATGCCTTTGTTCGCATGCCAAATATTGACTGGCAGCACGATTATGAGGTATCGGCAGAAGAACTATATACAGATCAAGTTTGA
- a CDS encoding PRC-barrel domain-containing protein, whose product MINVVRYSQIVGLVTVDSSTSSRLGAVEEVWLDDSGRIAYLSGVTGYLPLEQVARIGTSAVSTYGHLVVNAPMELYRLHRLAVRSPAGEPLGWVEDYLFDWHTGEIVAYILAGAIADAFGERAVLLPGDVQAIAAETVIIREDAKARLSSEADGLKGFLSEKSHQVRHLVQVIGDRLHDLIAPHDRPEAVRVKIKMVSDELTSSGEHDRHVLQEATDFLHEQWHHLQQSISRASSRAKVALDSAWQHFTGKA is encoded by the coding sequence ATGATTAACGTCGTACGCTATAGCCAGATCGTTGGCCTGGTGACTGTAGACAGCTCTACATCGTCGCGTTTGGGTGCGGTAGAGGAAGTTTGGCTGGATGATTCCGGACGAATTGCTTATTTATCCGGGGTAACTGGATATCTGCCCTTGGAGCAAGTTGCCAGGATAGGAACGAGCGCTGTATCGACCTACGGGCATCTCGTGGTAAATGCACCGATGGAGCTATACCGCCTCCATCGACTAGCGGTTCGCTCGCCTGCTGGCGAGCCTCTAGGATGGGTAGAGGATTACCTTTTTGACTGGCACACCGGCGAGATCGTAGCTTATATCCTGGCTGGCGCGATCGCAGATGCTTTTGGGGAAAGGGCTGTCTTGCTACCCGGAGACGTGCAAGCAATTGCGGCGGAAACTGTAATTATTCGGGAAGATGCCAAGGCGCGTTTGAGCAGCGAAGCAGATGGCCTTAAAGGTTTCCTCAGCGAAAAATCCCACCAGGTTCGACATCTCGTGCAAGTAATTGGCGATCGCCTCCACGACCTTATTGCTCCGCACGATCGCCCAGAAGCCGTGCGCGTTAAGATTAAGATGGTAAGCGATGAGTTGACCTCCTCTGGGGAACACGATCGCCACGTTCTGCAAGAAGCCACGGACTTCTTACACGAGCAGTGGCACCACTTGCAGCAGAGCATTAGTCGGGCAAGCAGTCGAGCTAAGGTAGCTCTAGATTCAGCCTGGCAGCACTTTACAGGCAAGGCATAA